Proteins from a genomic interval of Zingiber officinale cultivar Zhangliang chromosome 2A, Zo_v1.1, whole genome shotgun sequence:
- the LOC122040098 gene encoding protein TRACHEARY ELEMENT DIFFERENTIATION-RELATED 7A-like: MANFPCRPFNPFCIPPPPGSRSPPPPPSLPPRRSPPPPSPIMIPPPPPPRRSPPPPSPIVTPPPPPPRRSPPPPPPIAIPPPPPPRRRPPPPSPAAVPPPPPPSRQPPPPPPKLPPTPIRPPPAPVAPLAPPPPNPSNNVVIVVVVSFGGLFFLVFLAAAILCFLKKKKRKQKMAAKEELVEVEDHVRVHETVFPGPHGQQLAALVVDEDVVVRERSKRGEVTAVAKASRGGPVGLTAGSSAGTSRPGLAG, from the coding sequence ATGGCCaacttcccatgccgtccttttAATCCATTCTGTATTCCACCTCCTCCTGGCAGTCGTAGCCCCCCTCCACCTCCATCCCTGCCACCTCGCAGGAGCCCCCCGCCTCCCTCTCCAATTATGATCCCACCACCTCCACCACCACGTCGGAGTCCCCCTCCTCCCTCGCCAATTGTGACCCCGCCACCTCCGCCACCACGCCGAAGTCCCCCGCCTCCCCCTCCAATTGCGATCCCGCCTCCGCCGCCGCCTCGACGAAGGCCCCCGCCGCCATCACCTGCAGCTGTACCCCCACCGCCCCCGCCCTCGAGGCAGCCACCACCGCCACCTCCTAAACTGCCACCGACTCCTATCCGCCCCCCGCCAGCCCCAGTCGCACCACTGGCTCCGCCTCCGCCGAACCCAAGCAACAATGTCGTCATCGTGGTGGTCGTCTCCTTCGGCGgcctcttcttccttgtgttcctTGCGGCCGCCATACTCTGtttcttgaagaagaagaagaggaagcagaagaTGGCAGCGAAAGAAGAGTTGGTGGAGGTGGAGGATCATGTGCGCGTGCATGAGACGGTGTTTCCGGGGCCGCATGGGCAGCAACTTGCCGCTCTCGTCGTCGATGAGGACGTCGTAGTCCGCGAGAGGTCGAAGAGGGGGGAGGTGACCGCGGTTGCTAAAGCTTCGCGCGGTGGGCCCGTGGGCCTAACTGCGGGCTCCTCTGCCGGAACCAGTCGCCCCGGCCTGGCCGGTTAA